The Arachis hypogaea cultivar Tifrunner chromosome 16, arahy.Tifrunner.gnm2.J5K5, whole genome shotgun sequence genome contains a region encoding:
- the LOC112697784 gene encoding E3 ubiquitin-protein ligase APD3 isoform X1 has protein sequence MHRTPLMMSLSTSNHGYSQRWQQTLACMLVPLVVWFCVLASIQYGYYGNSRLVLGPSSSRLMKTSSILVEKVEVRNDHNNLVLYAFNQKPELISQTNWTTSRFLVVPRNTRKGFSLWLNKGSRIRMRWEAQASSRNQLEGMVIKGYISDEISKCFFFLLIKRLILFLLFHVSFIVVIIGERRFEKMVPQQTFSLDTLAIRETINGNEAEYMIEEDDRYQIGVLNMNDKNIVLNLNVNVSAKIYDTTKANNIYSSINGSCTFSLLFPNTYYLILTAPKNVNDYDDDSNNDEEWFVEVSFITRVIAYIAILGLCIIVIFVILRCLGGYDNDNDNSNVTIDTSNNNNNVLVSSSQEITEPMMHHHHDVKPNPKNDEEEESSEDGSSCSSEELYDEKLCVICYDEQRNCFFVPCGHSATCFPCAKRIVDGESKVCPVCRRLIHKVRRLFMS, from the exons aTGCACAGAACACCGTTGATGATGTCTCTTTCCACTTCAAACCATGGCTACTCTCAAAGATGGCAACAAACTTTGGCATGCATGCTTGTTCCTTTAGTCGTTTGGTTTTGTG ttttGGCAAGTATCCAATATGGGTATTATGGTAATTCTCGCTTGGTTCTTGGTCCGAGTTCATCGCGTTTGATGAAGACAAGTTCAATTCTTGTGGAGAAAGTTGAAGTGAGAAATGATCACAACAATCTTGTTCTTTATGCCTTTAATCAGAAGCCTGAGTTAATTTCCCAAACAAATTGGACCACTTCAAGATTCTTAGTTGTTCCCAGAAATACTCGCAAG GGATTTTCTTTGTGGTTAAATAAGGGTTCTAGAATTCGTATGAGGTGGGAAGCACAAGCAAGTAGCAGGAATCAGCTTGAAGGGATGGTGATTAAAGGTTATATATCAGATGAAATTTCAAAGTGCTTTTTTTTCCTCTTAATTAAGAGATTAATATTATTTCTTTTGTTTCATGTAAGTTTTATTGTTGTGATCATAGGAGAAAGGAGATTTGAAAAAATGGTGCCTCAACAAACATTCTCCCTTGATACACTTGCCATTCGTGAGACAATCAATG GTAATGAGGCTGAATACATGATTGAGGAAGATGATAGGTACCAAATTGGAGTTCTGAACATGAATGACAAGAACATAGTATTGAACTTGAATGTTAATGTCTCTGCCAAGATTTATGATACCACCAAAGCCAACAACATCTACTCTTCTATCAATGGATCATGCACATTTAGCCTCCTCTTCCCCAACACATATTATCTCATTCTAACTGCACCAAAAAAT GTAAATGATTACGACGACGATAGCAACAACGACGAAGAATGGTTTGTTGAAGTTTCGTTCATTACTCGTGTGATAGCCTATATAGCTATTTTAG GACTTTGTATAATTGTTATCTTCGTGATACTGAGATGCCTTGGAGgttatgataatgataatgacaaTAGTAATGTGACAATTGacacaagcaacaacaataataatgtattagTTTCTTCATCACAAGAAATTACTGAACCAATGATGCATCATCATCATGATGTGAAGCCAAATCCAaaaaatgatgaagaagaagaatcatcaGAAGATGGTTCTAGTTGCTCCTCAGAGGAATTATATGATGAGAAATTGTGTGTCATTTGCtatgatgaacaaagaaattgCTTCTTTGTTCCTTGTGGCCACTCTGCCACTTGCTTTCCCTGTGCAAAGAG GATTGTGGATGGAGAGAGCAAAGTGTGCCCTGTGTGCAGAAGGCTCATTCACAAAGTGCGAAGATTATTTATGAGTTAG
- the LOC112697784 gene encoding E3 ubiquitin-protein ligase APD2 isoform X3: MKTSSILVEKVEVRNDHNNLVLYAFNQKPELISQTNWTTSRFLVVPRNTRKGFSLWLNKGSRIRMRWEAQASSRNQLEGMVIKGERRFEKMVPQQTFSLDTLAIRETINGNEAEYMIEEDDRYQIGVLNMNDKNIVLNLNVNVSAKIYDTTKANNIYSSINGSCTFSLLFPNTYYLILTAPKNVNDYDDDSNNDEEWFVEVSFITRVIAYIAILGLCIIVIFVILRCLGGYDNDNDNSNVTIDTSNNNNNVLVSSSQEITEPMMHHHHDVKPNPKNDEEEESSEDGSSCSSEELYDEKLCVICYDEQRNCFFVPCGHSATCFPCAKRIVDGESKVCPVCRRLIHKVRRLFMS, from the exons ATGAAGACAAGTTCAATTCTTGTGGAGAAAGTTGAAGTGAGAAATGATCACAACAATCTTGTTCTTTATGCCTTTAATCAGAAGCCTGAGTTAATTTCCCAAACAAATTGGACCACTTCAAGATTCTTAGTTGTTCCCAGAAATACTCGCAAG GGATTTTCTTTGTGGTTAAATAAGGGTTCTAGAATTCGTATGAGGTGGGAAGCACAAGCAAGTAGCAGGAATCAGCTTGAAGGGATGGTGATTAAAG GAGAAAGGAGATTTGAAAAAATGGTGCCTCAACAAACATTCTCCCTTGATACACTTGCCATTCGTGAGACAATCAATG GTAATGAGGCTGAATACATGATTGAGGAAGATGATAGGTACCAAATTGGAGTTCTGAACATGAATGACAAGAACATAGTATTGAACTTGAATGTTAATGTCTCTGCCAAGATTTATGATACCACCAAAGCCAACAACATCTACTCTTCTATCAATGGATCATGCACATTTAGCCTCCTCTTCCCCAACACATATTATCTCATTCTAACTGCACCAAAAAAT GTAAATGATTACGACGACGATAGCAACAACGACGAAGAATGGTTTGTTGAAGTTTCGTTCATTACTCGTGTGATAGCCTATATAGCTATTTTAG GACTTTGTATAATTGTTATCTTCGTGATACTGAGATGCCTTGGAGgttatgataatgataatgacaaTAGTAATGTGACAATTGacacaagcaacaacaataataatgtattagTTTCTTCATCACAAGAAATTACTGAACCAATGATGCATCATCATCATGATGTGAAGCCAAATCCAaaaaatgatgaagaagaagaatcatcaGAAGATGGTTCTAGTTGCTCCTCAGAGGAATTATATGATGAGAAATTGTGTGTCATTTGCtatgatgaacaaagaaattgCTTCTTTGTTCCTTGTGGCCACTCTGCCACTTGCTTTCCCTGTGCAAAGAG GATTGTGGATGGAGAGAGCAAAGTGTGCCCTGTGTGCAGAAGGCTCATTCACAAAGTGCGAAGATTATTTATGAGTTAG
- the LOC112697785 gene encoding putative cyclin-A3-1 isoform X3, with amino-acid sequence MAHQDNPTRPQREAKKRAAAALSELQTGASKKKRVVLGELTNITNSSVVPPQPQQPAKPVLDNRRFNQNEEKIKTTNTRGKKRTVGKNQKPAVTPPETVDAAKKPEVTVDPQLCAPYVSDIYDYLRKMEEDPSKRPLPDYVQKVQRHVNANMRGVLVDWLVEVAEEYKLVSDTLYFSVSYIDRYLSLTALSSQKLQLLGVSAMLIASKYEEIKPPEVEEFCYITDNTYTKDQVVEMEADILKSLKFELGGPTVKTFLRFSKVAQESKDTSDLQFEFLTSYLAELSLLDYNCVKFLPSLVAASVVFLARFMLSPKKHPWNAALYQLTRYKPAELKECAQNIHDLYLSRRGGSLQAVREKYKQHKFKCVATTPSPPEIPVSYFEFRVADP; translated from the exons ATGGCCCACCAAGACAACCCCACGCGCCCTCAGCGCGAGGCCAAAAAGAGGGCAGCAGCTGCACTCTCCGAGCTCCAAACCGGCGCGTCCAAGAAGAAGCGCGTCGTGTTGGGCGAACTCACTAACATCACCAACTCCAGCGTTGTACCACCACAACCACAACAACCTGCCAAGCCGGTTCTCGATAACCGCCGGTTTAATCAGAacgaggagaaaataaaaaccacCAATACCAGGGGAAAGAAGAGAACGGTCGGGAAAAACCAGAAACCGGCGGTGACTCCACCGGAAACTGTTGACGCCGCAAAGAAGCCGGAAGTTACTGTTGATCCGCAATTATGTGCTCCTTATGTTTCTGATATCTACGATTATCTTCGTAAAATGGAG GAAGATCCAAGTAAGAGGCCACTACCGGATTATGTGCAGAAAGTGCAGAGGCATGTGAATGCAAACATGAGGGGTGTTCTTGTGGATTGGTTAGTAGAGGTTGCCGAGGAGTACAAGCTTGTTTCCGATACCCTTTACTTCTCAGTTTCATACATTGACAGATACTTGTCTTTGACTGCCTTATCAAGTCAAAAGCTGCAGTTGCTTGGTGTTTCAGCAATGCTTATTGCATC AAAATATGAGGAGATAAAGCCACCTGAGGTGGAAGAATTTTGTTACATTACAGACAACACATACACCAAGGATCAG GTTGTGGAGATGGAAGCTGATATATTGAAGTCTTTGAAGTTTGAATTGGGTGGTCCAACAGTAAAGACCTTTCTAAG ATTCTCTAAAGTTGCTCAAGAGAGCAAAGAT ACATCAGACTTGCAATTTGAGTTTCTCACTAGCTACCTCGCGGAGCTCAGTTTGTTGGATTATAATTGTGTGAAATTTTTGCCTTCTTTGGTGGCAGCATCTGTTGTATTTCTAGCAAGATTTATGCTAAGCCCAAAGAAACATCCTTGG AATGCAGCACTTTATCAACTCACTAGATATAAACCAGCCGAATTGAAGGAATGTGCTCAAAATATACATGATCTGTACCTCAGCAGGAGAGGTGGCTCTTTGCAAGCTGTGAGAGAGAAATACAAACAACATAAG TTCAAATGCGTGGCCACAACTCCGTCACCTCCAGAGATTCCCGTTTCTTATTTTGAATTTAGAGTGGCAGATCCATAG
- the LOC112697784 gene encoding E3 ubiquitin-protein ligase APD2 isoform X4 yields the protein MKTSSILVEKVEVRNDHNNLVLYAFNQKPELISQTNWTTSRFLVVPRNTRKGFSLWLNKGSRIRMRWEAQASSRNQLEGMVIKGNEAEYMIEEDDRYQIGVLNMNDKNIVLNLNVNVSAKIYDTTKANNIYSSINGSCTFSLLFPNTYYLILTAPKNVNDYDDDSNNDEEWFVEVSFITRVIAYIAILGLCIIVIFVILRCLGGYDNDNDNSNVTIDTSNNNNNVLVSSSQEITEPMMHHHHDVKPNPKNDEEEESSEDGSSCSSEELYDEKLCVICYDEQRNCFFVPCGHSATCFPCAKRIVDGESKVCPVCRRLIHKVRRLFMS from the exons ATGAAGACAAGTTCAATTCTTGTGGAGAAAGTTGAAGTGAGAAATGATCACAACAATCTTGTTCTTTATGCCTTTAATCAGAAGCCTGAGTTAATTTCCCAAACAAATTGGACCACTTCAAGATTCTTAGTTGTTCCCAGAAATACTCGCAAG GGATTTTCTTTGTGGTTAAATAAGGGTTCTAGAATTCGTATGAGGTGGGAAGCACAAGCAAGTAGCAGGAATCAGCTTGAAGGGATGGTGATTAAAG GTAATGAGGCTGAATACATGATTGAGGAAGATGATAGGTACCAAATTGGAGTTCTGAACATGAATGACAAGAACATAGTATTGAACTTGAATGTTAATGTCTCTGCCAAGATTTATGATACCACCAAAGCCAACAACATCTACTCTTCTATCAATGGATCATGCACATTTAGCCTCCTCTTCCCCAACACATATTATCTCATTCTAACTGCACCAAAAAAT GTAAATGATTACGACGACGATAGCAACAACGACGAAGAATGGTTTGTTGAAGTTTCGTTCATTACTCGTGTGATAGCCTATATAGCTATTTTAG GACTTTGTATAATTGTTATCTTCGTGATACTGAGATGCCTTGGAGgttatgataatgataatgacaaTAGTAATGTGACAATTGacacaagcaacaacaataataatgtattagTTTCTTCATCACAAGAAATTACTGAACCAATGATGCATCATCATCATGATGTGAAGCCAAATCCAaaaaatgatgaagaagaagaatcatcaGAAGATGGTTCTAGTTGCTCCTCAGAGGAATTATATGATGAGAAATTGTGTGTCATTTGCtatgatgaacaaagaaattgCTTCTTTGTTCCTTGTGGCCACTCTGCCACTTGCTTTCCCTGTGCAAAGAG GATTGTGGATGGAGAGAGCAAAGTGTGCCCTGTGTGCAGAAGGCTCATTCACAAAGTGCGAAGATTATTTATGAGTTAG
- the LOC112697784 gene encoding E3 ubiquitin-protein ligase APD2 isoform X2, whose amino-acid sequence MKTSSILVEKVEVRNDHNNLVLYAFNQKPELISQTNWTTSRFLVVPRNTRKGFSLWLNKGSRIRMRWEAQASSRNQLEGMVIKGYISDEISKCFFFLLIKRLILFLLFHVSFIVVIIGERRFEKMVPQQTFSLDTLAIRETINGNEAEYMIEEDDRYQIGVLNMNDKNIVLNLNVNVSAKIYDTTKANNIYSSINGSCTFSLLFPNTYYLILTAPKNVNDYDDDSNNDEEWFVEVSFITRVIAYIAILGLCIIVIFVILRCLGGYDNDNDNSNVTIDTSNNNNNVLVSSSQEITEPMMHHHHDVKPNPKNDEEEESSEDGSSCSSEELYDEKLCVICYDEQRNCFFVPCGHSATCFPCAKRIVDGESKVCPVCRRLIHKVRRLFMS is encoded by the exons ATGAAGACAAGTTCAATTCTTGTGGAGAAAGTTGAAGTGAGAAATGATCACAACAATCTTGTTCTTTATGCCTTTAATCAGAAGCCTGAGTTAATTTCCCAAACAAATTGGACCACTTCAAGATTCTTAGTTGTTCCCAGAAATACTCGCAAG GGATTTTCTTTGTGGTTAAATAAGGGTTCTAGAATTCGTATGAGGTGGGAAGCACAAGCAAGTAGCAGGAATCAGCTTGAAGGGATGGTGATTAAAGGTTATATATCAGATGAAATTTCAAAGTGCTTTTTTTTCCTCTTAATTAAGAGATTAATATTATTTCTTTTGTTTCATGTAAGTTTTATTGTTGTGATCATAGGAGAAAGGAGATTTGAAAAAATGGTGCCTCAACAAACATTCTCCCTTGATACACTTGCCATTCGTGAGACAATCAATG GTAATGAGGCTGAATACATGATTGAGGAAGATGATAGGTACCAAATTGGAGTTCTGAACATGAATGACAAGAACATAGTATTGAACTTGAATGTTAATGTCTCTGCCAAGATTTATGATACCACCAAAGCCAACAACATCTACTCTTCTATCAATGGATCATGCACATTTAGCCTCCTCTTCCCCAACACATATTATCTCATTCTAACTGCACCAAAAAAT GTAAATGATTACGACGACGATAGCAACAACGACGAAGAATGGTTTGTTGAAGTTTCGTTCATTACTCGTGTGATAGCCTATATAGCTATTTTAG GACTTTGTATAATTGTTATCTTCGTGATACTGAGATGCCTTGGAGgttatgataatgataatgacaaTAGTAATGTGACAATTGacacaagcaacaacaataataatgtattagTTTCTTCATCACAAGAAATTACTGAACCAATGATGCATCATCATCATGATGTGAAGCCAAATCCAaaaaatgatgaagaagaagaatcatcaGAAGATGGTTCTAGTTGCTCCTCAGAGGAATTATATGATGAGAAATTGTGTGTCATTTGCtatgatgaacaaagaaattgCTTCTTTGTTCCTTGTGGCCACTCTGCCACTTGCTTTCCCTGTGCAAAGAG GATTGTGGATGGAGAGAGCAAAGTGTGCCCTGTGTGCAGAAGGCTCATTCACAAAGTGCGAAGATTATTTATGAGTTAG
- the LOC112805983 gene encoding pumilio homolog 12-like produces the protein MFNHPCSSCYHRYHAFEGQNQIPFYENQLQEAFSRVSLTPHNNNNPDFSGQRSTIFSFDEEEQGYEYKYPFVSPNPSSYLVPPSMQHSNTVPTRLIPMNESLMINGNNSRRNVHRNFNGTRSPQSWSQRPCSSVNYLRGKILDLAKTQCGCRVLQDTMKGLTSKEEVSVFFQELVDHNVIELMGHSFGNYVFQKLVEICSEEQITTIVFNATKNVLKFVNLCLDIHGTRSVQKLLEHVTNQEQRLCIMSALTPRVVALSTNTNGLHVVDHCVKHFSSEDTKSFSLQYMMNIVATNCFKIATDKSGCCVIQQFVDHAPGESKDLLMAGIILNAPLLAENCYGFVFSSLYNFLLPTHLLHIYGIRNYVVQHLVSLKIARVTKSLMKQLEGKFVSMSCNKYGSNVVEKFFQDSGESHSRSIILELLHYPNVSMLLVDPYANFVISSAIIVSKGGTREELLKVIKQHSPMMRSNHYGKKLLGRLRKFLCHV, from the exons ATGTTCAACCACCCATGTTCTTCTTGCTATCATCGTTATCATGCTTTTGAGGGGCAAAACCAGATACCCTTTTACGAGAATCAGCTTCAAGAGGCTTTTTCTCGTGTTTCATTAACACCccacaataataataatcctgATTTTTCTGGTCAACGGTCAACCATATTCTCTTTCGATGAAGAAGAACAAGGGTACGAATACAAGTACCCTTTTGTTTCTCCTAATCCTTCATCCTATTTGGTGCCTCCATCGATGCAACATTCTAACACAGTTCCAACGAGACTTATTCCAATGAATGAGTCTTTGATGATCAATGGTAATAATAGCAGAAGAAATGTCCATCGTAATTTCAATGGTACTAGGAGTCCACAGAGTTGGTCTCAGCGTCCTTGTTCGTCCGTGAATTATTTGAGGGGGAAGATTCTGGATTTGGCCAAGACTCAATGTGGATGCAGGGTTTTGCAGGACACCATGAAAGGGTTAACATCAAAGGAAGAGGTTTCTGTTTTTTTCCAAGAGCTTGTTGATCATAATGTGATTGAGTTGATGGGCCACTCTTTTGGGAACTACGTTTTTCAGAAGTTGGTTGAGATTTGCAGTGAGGAACAAATCACTACCATTGTTTTCAATGCGACTAAGAATGTCCTTAAGTTTGTCAATCTTTGCCTTGACATTCATGG TACTAGGTCTGTTCAGAAGTTATTGGAGCATGTAAcaaaccaagaacaaagattATGTATAATGTCGGCGCTGACACCAAGAGTTGTTGCTTTGTCTACTAACACGAATGGTCTTCATGTGGTTGATCACTGTGTCAAGCATTTCTCAAGTGAAGATACCAAG AGCTTTTCCTTGCAGTATATGATGAACATTGTAGCAACAAATTGTTTCAAGATTGCAACAGATAAAAGTGGTTGCTGTGTGATTCAGCAATTTGTTGACCATGCTCCTGGTGAATCCAAAGATTTATTGATGGCTGGGATCATACTAAATGCTCCACTCCTCGCCGAAAACTGTTATGGGTTTGTGTTTTCTTCGCTTTATAAC TTCTTACTTCCTACACATCTCTTGCATATATATGGAATCAGGAACTATGTGGTGCAACATTTAGTGTCACTGAAAATAGCAAGAGTGACAAAGAGTCTGATGAAACAGCTAGAAGGCAAGTTTGTGTCAATGTCATGCAACAAGTATGGTAGCAACGTTGTGGAGAAGTTCTTCCAAGATTCAGGGGAAAGCCATTCAAGGAGCATTATCTTAGAGTTGCTACATTATCCAAATGTCTCAATGCTTCTTGTGGATCCATATGCTAATTTTGTCATCAGTTCTGCAATCATAGTTTCCAAG GGTGGCACACGAGAGGAACTGCTTAAGGTGATTAAACAACATTCTCCAATGATGCGTAGCAACCATTATGGCAAGAAACTACTTGGTCGATTGAGGAAATTCCTATGTCACGTTTAG
- the LOC112697785 gene encoding putative cyclin-A3-1 isoform X2, with the protein MAHQDNPTRPQREAKKRAAAALSELQTGASKKKRVVLGELTNITNSSVVPPQPQQPAKPVLDNRRFNQNEEKIKTTNTRGKKRTVGKNQKPAVTPPETVDAAKKPEVTVDPQLCAPYVSDIYDYLRKMEEDPSKRPLPDYVQKVQRHVNANMRGVLVDWLVEVAEEYKLVSDTLYFSVSYIDRYLSLTALSSQKLQLLGVSAMLIASKYEEIKPPEVEEFCYITDNTYTKDQVVEMEADILKSLKFELGGPTVKTFLRRFSKVAQESKDTSDLQFEFLTSYLAELSLLDYNCVKFLPSLVAASVVFLARFMLSPKKHPWNAALYQLTRYKPAELKECAQNIHDLYLSRRGGSLQAVREKYKQHKFKCVATTPSPPEIPVSYFEFRVADP; encoded by the exons ATGGCCCACCAAGACAACCCCACGCGCCCTCAGCGCGAGGCCAAAAAGAGGGCAGCAGCTGCACTCTCCGAGCTCCAAACCGGCGCGTCCAAGAAGAAGCGCGTCGTGTTGGGCGAACTCACTAACATCACCAACTCCAGCGTTGTACCACCACAACCACAACAACCTGCCAAGCCGGTTCTCGATAACCGCCGGTTTAATCAGAacgaggagaaaataaaaaccacCAATACCAGGGGAAAGAAGAGAACGGTCGGGAAAAACCAGAAACCGGCGGTGACTCCACCGGAAACTGTTGACGCCGCAAAGAAGCCGGAAGTTACTGTTGATCCGCAATTATGTGCTCCTTATGTTTCTGATATCTACGATTATCTTCGTAAAATGGAG GAAGATCCAAGTAAGAGGCCACTACCGGATTATGTGCAGAAAGTGCAGAGGCATGTGAATGCAAACATGAGGGGTGTTCTTGTGGATTGGTTAGTAGAGGTTGCCGAGGAGTACAAGCTTGTTTCCGATACCCTTTACTTCTCAGTTTCATACATTGACAGATACTTGTCTTTGACTGCCTTATCAAGTCAAAAGCTGCAGTTGCTTGGTGTTTCAGCAATGCTTATTGCATC AAAATATGAGGAGATAAAGCCACCTGAGGTGGAAGAATTTTGTTACATTACAGACAACACATACACCAAGGATCAG GTTGTGGAGATGGAAGCTGATATATTGAAGTCTTTGAAGTTTGAATTGGGTGGTCCAACAGTAAAGACCTTTCTAAG AAGATTCTCTAAAGTTGCTCAAGAGAGCAAAGAT ACATCAGACTTGCAATTTGAGTTTCTCACTAGCTACCTCGCGGAGCTCAGTTTGTTGGATTATAATTGTGTGAAATTTTTGCCTTCTTTGGTGGCAGCATCTGTTGTATTTCTAGCAAGATTTATGCTAAGCCCAAAGAAACATCCTTGG AATGCAGCACTTTATCAACTCACTAGATATAAACCAGCCGAATTGAAGGAATGTGCTCAAAATATACATGATCTGTACCTCAGCAGGAGAGGTGGCTCTTTGCAAGCTGTGAGAGAGAAATACAAACAACATAAG TTCAAATGCGTGGCCACAACTCCGTCACCTCCAGAGATTCCCGTTTCTTATTTTGAATTTAGAGTGGCAGATCCATAG
- the LOC112697785 gene encoding putative cyclin-A3-1 isoform X1 has product MAHQDNPTRPQREAKKRAAAALSELQTGASKKKRVVLGELTNITNSSVVPPQPQQPAKPVLDNRRFNQNEEKIKTTNTRGKKRTVGKNQKPAVTPPETVDAAKKPEVTVDPQLCAPYVSDIYDYLRKMEEDPSKRPLPDYVQKVQRHVNANMRGVLVDWLVEVAEEYKLVSDTLYFSVSYIDRYLSLTALSSQKLQLLGVSAMLIASKYEEIKPPEVEEFCYITDNTYTKDQVVEMEADILKSLKFELGGPTVKTFLRCMHIRFSKVAQESKDTSDLQFEFLTSYLAELSLLDYNCVKFLPSLVAASVVFLARFMLSPKKHPWNAALYQLTRYKPAELKECAQNIHDLYLSRRGGSLQAVREKYKQHKFKCVATTPSPPEIPVSYFEFRVADP; this is encoded by the exons ATGGCCCACCAAGACAACCCCACGCGCCCTCAGCGCGAGGCCAAAAAGAGGGCAGCAGCTGCACTCTCCGAGCTCCAAACCGGCGCGTCCAAGAAGAAGCGCGTCGTGTTGGGCGAACTCACTAACATCACCAACTCCAGCGTTGTACCACCACAACCACAACAACCTGCCAAGCCGGTTCTCGATAACCGCCGGTTTAATCAGAacgaggagaaaataaaaaccacCAATACCAGGGGAAAGAAGAGAACGGTCGGGAAAAACCAGAAACCGGCGGTGACTCCACCGGAAACTGTTGACGCCGCAAAGAAGCCGGAAGTTACTGTTGATCCGCAATTATGTGCTCCTTATGTTTCTGATATCTACGATTATCTTCGTAAAATGGAG GAAGATCCAAGTAAGAGGCCACTACCGGATTATGTGCAGAAAGTGCAGAGGCATGTGAATGCAAACATGAGGGGTGTTCTTGTGGATTGGTTAGTAGAGGTTGCCGAGGAGTACAAGCTTGTTTCCGATACCCTTTACTTCTCAGTTTCATACATTGACAGATACTTGTCTTTGACTGCCTTATCAAGTCAAAAGCTGCAGTTGCTTGGTGTTTCAGCAATGCTTATTGCATC AAAATATGAGGAGATAAAGCCACCTGAGGTGGAAGAATTTTGTTACATTACAGACAACACATACACCAAGGATCAG GTTGTGGAGATGGAAGCTGATATATTGAAGTCTTTGAAGTTTGAATTGGGTGGTCCAACAGTAAAGACCTTTCTAAGGTGCATGCACAT AAGATTCTCTAAAGTTGCTCAAGAGAGCAAAGAT ACATCAGACTTGCAATTTGAGTTTCTCACTAGCTACCTCGCGGAGCTCAGTTTGTTGGATTATAATTGTGTGAAATTTTTGCCTTCTTTGGTGGCAGCATCTGTTGTATTTCTAGCAAGATTTATGCTAAGCCCAAAGAAACATCCTTGG AATGCAGCACTTTATCAACTCACTAGATATAAACCAGCCGAATTGAAGGAATGTGCTCAAAATATACATGATCTGTACCTCAGCAGGAGAGGTGGCTCTTTGCAAGCTGTGAGAGAGAAATACAAACAACATAAG TTCAAATGCGTGGCCACAACTCCGTCACCTCCAGAGATTCCCGTTTCTTATTTTGAATTTAGAGTGGCAGATCCATAG